From the Corythoichthys intestinalis isolate RoL2023-P3 chromosome 15, ASM3026506v1, whole genome shotgun sequence genome, one window contains:
- the mtfr1l gene encoding mitochondrial fission regulator 1-like, translating into METETDVIPIWQNKPHGSTRSVVRRIGSTLPLKPPQRACFQELPGLTSLRPMDGPMVPTLADIAWIVADEEETYARVRSDSRPLKHEWRPTPLLVLHRNSSVPNFRREGKRVEGLRKPGVTALNRTTALQDELSRLRAQIAKIVAGDTGSNPLTPDLLSPDDTTMSFSMAPFETTPYQPAATAAASFVISDVTEEDEEEEEEEEEEEDDDKDMVSVVSELVPDPLPPVSMTASATFDLDRPSMDYREAEEDTVSLSKSTSFADVMDILKDMNRMKMSKDRYNRGCTSLREEDSASLISEALRKKFVLKDEDSMAVKRK; encoded by the exons ATGGAAACCGAAACC GACGTTATTCCTATCTGGCAGAACAAGCCTCATGGATCCACTCGCAGCGTGGTGAGGCGAATAGGCTCCACTCTTCCGCTCAAACCACCACAAAGAGCATGTTTTCAG GAGCTACCAGGCCTGACTTCTCTTCGCCCTATGGACGGCCCCATGGTTCCTACCTTGGCAGATATTGCCTGGATAGTTGCGGATGAAGAGGAGACGTACGCCAGAGTGCG gaGTGACAGTCGCCCTTTGAAACACGAGTGGAGGCCCACACCACTCCTGGTTCTACACAGGAACTCATCGGTGCCCAACTTCCGACGAGAGGGCAAGCGAGTGGAAGGCTTGAGAAAGCCTGGCGTTACCGCACTAAACCGCACTACCGCCCTGCAAGATGAGCTGAGCAGACTTCGAGCGCAAATTGCAAAGATTGTGGCCGGCGATACTG GCTCCAACCCCTTAACTCCTGACCTGCTCTCCCCTGACGACACCACCATGAGCTTTTCCATGGCGCCCTTTGAGACCACTCCCTACCAGCCGGCGGCTACGGCAGCCGCCTCTTTTGTTATTAGCGATGTCACCGAGGAagatgaagaagaagaagaggaggaggaggaagaagaagacGACGACAAAGACATGGTGTCCGTGGTGTCGGAGTTGGTCCCGGACCCCCTCCCGCCAGTCTCTATGACGGCATCTGCCACCTTCGACCTGGACCGGCCCAGCATGGACTACCGCGAGGCAGAGGAAGACACGGTGTCCCTGTCAAAGTCCACCAGCTTTGCCGACGTGATGGACATCCTGAAGGACATGAACCGCATGAAGATGAGTAAAGACAG GTATAACAGAGGCTGTACGTCATTGAGAGAAGAAGACTCGGCTTCCCTGATCTCGGAGGCACTGAGGAAAAAATTTGTCCTGAAGGATGAAGACAGCATGGCCGTGAAACGGAAGTAA